In the Silurus meridionalis isolate SWU-2019-XX chromosome 6, ASM1480568v1, whole genome shotgun sequence genome, one interval contains:
- the ifi44c2 gene encoding interferon induced protein 44c2, giving the protein MMSVINSRLSKQQEMKLCSLLCNAKLSLLYKASVHGFSSSTFHQKCDVQGPTVTVAYNNSGYVFGAYTSKDYAQTGQNIADDKAFLFSFSEHEVDEAPLRVVSTEPQRALVDGNTGPNYVSMVFLYNNTATVYSNPGTYRFNPVEMHGNDLQLSECEVYRVEGFGSLMEEPWRNIEWSLEKRKSLIDMISRWTPSVSSVQRARVLLVGAVGSGKSSFFNSVNSIFKGHVSCRANTGTAGTSLTTQFRVYSMKAGSKMLPIVLCDSMGLEEGLNAGLDIDDFTNILKGHIQDKYQFNPSMPLQSESPYFCKAPSLKQKIHTVVYVMDACRIKLLSDKMIEKMTAFRKVNQMGIPQMVLLTKVDEACRSVGEDLKHIYQSHYIYKMVQEVSVRLGVSLSTVVPVKNYIKELELDPCTDIVLLSAVLQMIRTAEAYFDDFSCDEDYSPEEQMS; this is encoded by the exons ATGATGAGTGTGATTAATTCCAGACTGTCCAAGCAGCAGGAGATGAAGTTGTGTTCTCTCCTCTGTAATGCTAAACTCAGTCTGCTGTACAAGGCCAGTGTGCACGGCTTCAGCAGCTCCACCTTCCACCAGAAGTGCGATGTTCAGGGTCCCACTGTCACTGTAGCGTATAATAACTCGGGCTACGTGTTCGGAGCGTACACCAGTAAAGATTACGCTCAGACGGGTCAGAACATCGCTGATGATAAAGCCTTCCTGTTCAGCTTCAGCGAGCATGAGGTTGATGAAGCTCCTCTGCGTGTGGTGAGCACTGAACCTCAGCGAGCTCTTGTTGATGGAAACACCGGGCCCAATTACGTCTCCATGGTCTTTCTGTACAACAACACTGCTACTGTGTACAGCAACCCAGGCACCTATCGGTTCAACCCGGTGGAGATGCATGGAAACGACCTCCAGCTGAGCGAGTGTGAGGTGTACCGAGTGGAGG GGTTTGGATCCCTCATGGAGGAACCATGGAGAAACATCGAGTGGAGTTTGGA gaagaGGAAATCTCTGATAGATATGATCTCACGCTGGACTCCGAGTGTGAGCTCAGTGCAGAGAGCTCGAGTGTTGCTTGTGGGAGCAGTGGGTTCGGGGAAATCCAGTTTCTTCAACTCAGTTAACTCCATTTTTAAAGGTCACGTGAGCTGCAGAGCGAACACAGGCACAGCCGGCACCAGCCTCACCACTCAG ttccgTGTGTATTCCATGAAAGCAGGCAGTAAGATGTTGCCGATCGTGCTGTGTGACAGTATGGGACTGGAGGAGGGACTTAATGCTGGACTGGATATTGACGACTTCACCAACATCCTAAAGGGTCACATTCAGGACAAATATCAG ttTAACCCATCGATGCCTCTGCAGTCAGAGTCtccatatttctgtaaagctccGTCTCTAAAGCAGAAGATCCACACTGTGGTGTATGTGATGGACGCCTGCAGGATCAAACTGCTGTCTGACAAAATGATCGAGAAAATGACAGCTTTCCGAAAAGTTAATCAAATGg GAATACCACAGATGGTTCTCCTGACTAAGGTGGATGAAGCGTGTCGCTCAGTGGGGGAGGATCTGAAACACATCTATCAGAGTCATTACATCTACAAGATG gtgcaggaggtgAGTGTGCGTCtgggtgtctctctctctaccgTAGTTCCGGTGAAGAACTACATCAAAGAGCTGGAGCTGGACCCGTGCACTGACATCGTGCTACTCAGCGCTGTTCTGCAGATGATTAGAACCGCCGAGGCGTACTTCGACGACTTCTCCTGCGATGAAGATTATAGTCCAGAAGAGCAGATGTCTTAA
- the copa gene encoding coatomer subunit alpha, whose product MPLIVSGADDRQVKIWRMNESKAWELDTCRGHYNNVSCAVFHPRQELILSNSEDKSIRVWDMSKRTGVQTFRRDHDRFWVLGAHPNLNLFAAGHDSGMLVFKLERERPAYAVYGNMLYYVKDRFLRQLDFNSSKDTAVMQLRGGSKFPVFSMSYNPAENAVLLCTRATNLENSTYDLYSIPRETDSQNPDAPEGKRSSGLTAVWVARNRFAVLDRMHSLLIKNLKNEIVKKVQVPSCEEIFYAGTGSLLLRDADGVTLFDVQQKRSLATVKIAKVKYVVWSADTSHVALLAKHAIMICNRKLESLCNIHENIRVKSGAWDESGVFIYTTSNHIKYALTSGDHGIIRTLDLPIYVTRVRGNSVYCLDRECRPRVLNIDPTEYRFKLALVNRKYDEVLHMVRNAKLVGQSIIAYLQKKGYPEVALHFVKDEKTRFSLALECGNIEVALEAAKALDERSCWERLGEAALLQGHHQVVEMCYQRTKNFDKLTFLYLITGNLAKLRKMMKIAEIRKDMSGHYQGALYLGDVSERVRILKNCGQKSLAYLTAATHGMDEEAEALKETFDLEKEMIPEVDPNAELLQPPPPINPLDTNWPLLTVSKGFFEGAIAAKGRAGQMAADLDMEAPGGEGWGEDAELHLDDDGFMDAQEGLGEDGALGKEEGGGWEVEEDLDLPPELDVPAGAGGGAEGEGFFVPPTKGISPTQMWCNNSQLAVDHVLAGSFETAMRLLHDQVGVVCFEPLKPLFLQAFLRGRVSYVGLPSLPCLFSYPLRDGGTAEGRRQRDGQKGGVPAVGLHLRDLISRLQQCYQLTTAGRFDEAVDKFRSILLSVPLLVLDNKQEIAEAQQLITICKEYIVGLTMETERKKLPKETLEQQKRQCEMAAYFTHCNLQPVHMVLVLRTALNLFFKLKNFKTAAGFARRLLELGPKPEVAQQTRKILAACEKNLTDAHQLNYDPHNPFDLCAASFTPLYRGRPVEKCPLSGACYCPTYKGQVCRVTQVTEIGKDVIGLRVSPLQFR is encoded by the exons ATGCCTCTGATTGTGAGCGGAGCAGACGACCGTCAGGTGAAGATCTGGAGGATGaatg AGTCGAAGGCGTGGGAGCTGGACACCTGCAGGGGGCACTACAACAACGTGTCCTGTGCCGTCTTCCACCCGCGCCAGGAGCTCATACTGTCCAACTCTGAGGACAAAAGCATCCGAGTGTGGGACATGTCCAAGAGGACCGGCGTCCAGACCTTCCGCAGGGACCACGACCGCTTCTGGGTGCTCGGAGCTCATCCCAACCTCAACCTGTTCGCTGcgg gtcatGACAGTGGGATGTTGGTGTTTAAACTGGAGCGTGAGCGTCCTGCCTACGCCGTCTATGGGAACATGCTGTACTACGTCAAGGACCGATTCCTGCGTCAGCTCGACTTCAACAGCAGCAAAGACACGGCCGTCATGCAGCTgcgcgg aGGCTCCAAGTTCCCCGTCTTCAGCATGTCCTACAATCCTGCAGAGAACGCCGTGCTGCTGTGTACG AGAGCCACTAATCTGGAGAACAGCACATATGACCTTTACTCCATCCCTCGAGAGACCGACTCTCAGAACCCTGATG ctccgGAGGGAAAGCGCTCCTCAGGACTCACAGCAGTGTGGGTGGCCCGGAATCGCTTTGCTGTGTTGGACCGCATGCACTCT CTCTTGATTAAGAACCTGAAGAACGAGATTGTGAAGAAGGTGCAGGTGCCGAGCTGTGAGGAGATCTTCTACGCTGGGACGGGTTCCCTGCTGCTGAGGGACGCAGACGGAGTCACGCTGTTCGACGTGCAGCAGAAACGTTCACTCGCTACCGTCAAAATCGCCAAAGTCAAATACGTGGTGTGGAGTGCAGACACCAGCCATGTCGCCCTGCTGGCCAAACACG CCATTATGATCTGCAACAGGAAGCTGGAGAGTCTGTGTAACATCCATGAGAACATACGTGTGAAGAGCGGCGCATGGGACGAGAGCGGAGTGTTTATTTACACCACCTCCAACCACATCAAATACGCCCTCACCTCAGG TGATCATGGTATAATCCGTACCTTGGACCTGCCCATCTACGTGACGCGTGTGAGGGGAAACAGTGTGTACTGTCTGGATCGGGAGTGCAGACCTCGCGTCCTCAACATCGACCCGACCGAGTACCGCTTCAAACTCGCACTCGTCAACCGCAAGTATGACGAG GTGCTGCACATGGTGCGTAACGCGAAGCTGGTGGGGCAGTCCATCATCGCATACCTGCAGAAGAAGGGCTACCCAGAGGTGGCGCTGCACTTCGTTAAGGACGAGAAAACTCGCTTCAGTCTGGCTCTGGAGTGCGGAAACATCGAG GTGGCGCTAGAGGCGGCAAAGGCTCTGGACGAGCGCAGCTGCTGGGAGCGTCTGGGCGAGGCGGCCCTGCTGCAGGGGCATCACCAGGTCGTGGAGATGTGCTACCAGAGGACCAAGAACTTTGACAAGCTCACATTCCTTTACCTGATCACAGGAAACCTGGCCAAGCTCCGCAAGATGATGAAGATCG ctgagaTCAGGAAGGACATGAGTGGACATTATCAGGGTGCTCTGTATCTGGGGGACGTCAGTGAGAGGGTGCGCATCCTTAAGAACTGTGGACAGA AATCGCTGGCGTATCTGACTGCGGCAACACACGGCATGGACGAGGAGGCTGAGGCCCTCAAAGAGACCTTTGACCTGGAGAAGGAAATG atccCAGAGGTAGACCCGAATGCTGAGCTCCTGCAGCCTCCTCCTCCCATCAACCCCCTGGACACCAACTGGCCCCTGCTGACCGTCTCTAAGGGCTTCTTCGAGGGAGCGATCGCTGCTAAAG GAAGAGCAGGTCAGATGGCAGCCGATCTGGACATGGAAGCTCCTGGAGGAGAAGGATGGGGTGAAGATGCAGAGCTCCACCTGGATGATG ATGGGTTCATGGATGCTCAGGAGGGTCTCGGAGAAGATGGAGCTCTGGggaaggaggaaggaggaggaTGGGAGGTTGAGGAGGATCTGGACCTTCCACCTGAACTG GATGTGCCGGCTGGTGCTGGGGGAGGAGCCGAAGGAGAAGGTTTCTTTGTCCCGCCCACTAAAGGTATAAGCCCTACCCAGATGTGGTGTAACAACTCGCAGCTTGCAGTGGACCACGTCCTCGCCGGATCCTTCGAGACCGCCATGAGG CTGCTGCATGATCAGGTGGGCGTGGTCTGCTTCGAGCCGTTGAAACCCCTCTTCCTGCAAGCGTTTTTACGAGGACGCGTTTCCTACGTGGGTCTTCCGTCTCTGCCCTGTCTATTCTCCTACCCTCTGAGGGACGGGGGCACGGCCGAGGGCAGGAGGCAGAGAGACGGGCAGAAGGGCGGAGTCCCGGCGGTGGGGCTGCACCTGCGTGACCTCATCTCCCGCCTGCAGCAGTGCTACCAGCTGACCACCGCGGGGCGCTTCGATGAGGCTGTCGACAAGTTCAGGAGCATCCTGCTGTCCGTCCCTCTGCTGGTGCTCGATAACAAACAGGAGATCGCTGAG gcccAGCAGTTGATCACTATCTGTAAAGAGTACATTGTGGGTCTCACCATGGAGACGGAGAGAAAGAAGCTTCCTAAAGAGACACTGGAGCAGCAGAAGAGGCAGTGTGAG atggcAGCGTATTTCACACACTGTAACCTGCAGCCGGTCCACATGGTGTTGGTGTTACGCACTGCGCTCAATCTCTTCTTTAAACTGAAGAACTTTAAGACGGCTGCAGGATTCGCTCGCCGCCTGCTCGAACTCGGACCCAAACCCGAGGTGGCGCAGCAG aCGCGTAAGATCCTGGCAGCGTGTGAGAAGAACCTGACCGACGCCCACCAGCTCAACTACGACCCCCACAACCCCTTCGACCTGTGTGCTGCCTCCTTTACCCCCCTGTACCGAGGACGTCCCGTAGAGAAATGCCCTCTGTCAGGGGCCTGCTACTGCCCCACCTACAAAGGGCAAGTGTGCAGGGTCACGCAG gtcACTGAGATTGGTAAAGACGTAATCGGGCTGCGCGTGAGTCCCCTGCAGTTCCGCTGA
- the apoda.1 gene encoding apolipoprotein Da, duplicate 1 — MDVQVCIAFSLVVLWAAVDAQVPHWGACPEPSTQPTFNLKQFMGRWFEVVKLPAQFEKGRCIETNFTLTSGGSALVQSSEILKGEVRRIEGTAVVDDQRNPAKLGISFSYVLPYTPYWILYTDYVSVAVVYSCTDVFRIFHVDFAWILGRSRTLPESTIQHAKEILIENHIDVSRMISSPQEDCDRARKDRAVFQSSL, encoded by the exons ATggatgtacaggtgtgtattgcGTTCTCATTGGTGGTTTTGTGGGCTGCTGTAGATGCTCAGGTGCCTCACTGGGGGGCGTGTCCTGAACCGAGCACTCAGCCCACCTTCAACCTCAAACAG tttatgggacGCTGGTTCGAGGTGGTGAAGCTCCCAGCACAGTTTGAGAAAGGGAGATGTATCGAGACAAACTTCACACTGACATCTGGAGGGTCGGCTCTCGTCCAGAGCTCCGAGAtcct GaaaggtgaagtgaggaggatTGAAGGAACAGCTGTGGTTGATGACCAGAGGAACCCAGCAAAACTGGGCATCAGCTTTTCAtatg TTCTCCCCTACACTCCGTATTGGATTCTCTACACAGATTACGTCAGCGTGGCCGTGGTGTACTCCTGCACAGATGTTTTCAGGATCTTTCATGTGGACTTTGCGTGGATATTGGGACGCAGCCGAACTCTGCCCGAGTCCACGATCCAGCACGCTAAAGAGATCCTTATAGAGAACCACATCGATGTGAGCCGCATGATCTCCAGCCCACAGGAGGACTGCGACCGGGCCAGGAAGGACCGGGCTGTGTTTCAATCCTCTCTGTAA